A genomic segment from Vespula pensylvanica isolate Volc-1 chromosome 25, ASM1446617v1, whole genome shotgun sequence encodes:
- the LOC122637363 gene encoding antizyme inhibitor 2-like → MSSINVNEIQIYEDEIKEYDILKKIITTYDQEDAFYILDLGIIMKKHQDLIEKMPRIVPYYAIKCNSNPMVIKLLAAMNGSFDCASKNNYSLPMRQQFFC, encoded by the exons atgtcttctattaatgtaaatgaaattcaaatttaCGAGGACGAAATCAAAGAATATgacattttaaaaaaaatcattaccACTTATGACCAAGAAGatgcattttatatattagatctcggtattataatgaaaaagcaTCAAgatttgattgaaaaaatgCCAAGAATTGTACCATACTACG ctataaaatgtaattctaATCCAATGGTGATTAAGCTTCTGGCAGCTATGAACGGGAGTTTTGACTGCGCATCAAAG aataattattcgcTTCCGATGCGACAGCAATTCTTTTGCTAA
- the LOC122637204 gene encoding ornithine decarboxylase-like, whose product MSSINPDAIHIYKDELQEYDILKDIITTYKQEDAFYVLDLGIIMKKHQDWIEKMPRIVPYYAIKCNPNKDLDLMLYGFSFHVGSPCKEFDAYIRGIEVCKELITFAKSIRCEDIKLIDIGGGFPGESEYQIDELSYIINDAIKEIDPTIEIISEPGRYYVTAAFTLAGYLHSKRTVSNGNSLKQMYYVNCGVYSGFIEELLNLNSRQPISLFKPVSNKEYLSTIWGPTCDSCDCIVKDVLLPEFYIGDWLVWKDMGAYTTSRVCEFNGFLPPIVHSFIRKSQWKDFCAITRCDINN is encoded by the exons ATGTCTTCTATTAATCCCGATGCAATACACATTTACAAAGACGAGCTCCAAGAATATGatattttgaaagatattattacCACTTATAAACAAGAAGATGCATTTTATGTATTAGATCTCggaattataatgaaaaaacatCAAGATTGGATTGAAAAAATGCCAAGAATTGTACCGTACTATg CTATAAAATGTAATCCTAAT AAGGATCTAGATTTAATGTTATATGGATTTAGTTTCCACGTTGGTAGCCCATGTAAAGAATTCGATGCGTATATACGTGGAATTGAAGTATGTAAAGAATTGATTACTTTTGCAAAATCGATAAGATGCGAAGATATCAAGTTAATTGATATTGGAGGAGGTTTTCCTGGAGAAAGTGAATATCAAATCGATGAG ctttcatatataattaatgatgcAATCAAAGAAATAGATCCTACTATAGAAATTATAAGCGAGCCAGGTAGATACTACGTAACAGCTGCATTTACTTTGGCTGGCTATTTACATTCTAAGAGAACTGTATCTAATGGAAATAGTCTAAAACAGATGTATTATGTTAACTGTGGAGTTTATAGTGGGTTTATAGAAGAATTGTTGAATTTGAATTCACGTCAACCGATCTCTCTGTTCAAA CCTGTATCtaataaagaatatctttcTACGATATGGGGACCGACTTGTGATTCCTGTGATTGCATCGTCAAAGACGTATTATTACCAGAATTTTATATAGGAGATTGGCTTGTATGGAAAGACATGGGTGCATATACAACTTCTAGAGTTTGTGAATTTAATGGGTTTCTGCCGCCGATAGTTCATTCATTTATCAGAAAAAGTCAATg gaAAGATTTTTGTGCCATTACTAGATGTgacataaataattga
- the LOC122637361 gene encoding antizyme inhibitor 2-like, translating into MYYVNCGVYSGFIVELLNLNSRLPISLYNPVFDNKYLSTIWRPTCDSCDCIIKDVLLPEFYIGDWLIWKDMGAYTTSRICEFNGFLQPIVHSFIRKSQWKDFCAITRCDINN; encoded by the exons ATGTATTATGTTAACTGCGGAGTTTATAGTGGCTTTATAGTAGAATTGTTGAATTTGAATTCACGTCTACCGATCTCTCTGTACAAT CCagtttttgataataaatatctttctacGATATGGAGACCGACTTGTGATTCCTGTGATTGCATCATCAAAGATGTATTATTACCAGAATTCTATATAGGAGATTGGCTTATATGGAAAGATATGGGTGCATATACAACTTCTAGAATTTGTGAATTTAATGGTTTTCTGCAGCCGATAGTTCATTCATTTATCAGAAAAAGTCAATg gaaaGATTTTTGTGCCATTACTAGATGTgacataaataattga
- the LOC122637360 gene encoding ornithine decarboxylase-like has product MCYVNCGVYSGFIEELLNLNSRQPISLYNPVSDKEYLSTIWGPTCDSCDCIIKDVLLPEFYIGDWLVWKDMGAYAASRVCEFNGFSKPIVYPFFRESQWNDFRASAKQLNSCQYKKNNRMFLVLVTLICLLYLIF; this is encoded by the exons ATGTGTTACGTTAACTGCGGAGTTTATAGTGGATTTATAGAAGAATTGTTGAATTTGAATTCACGTCAACCGATCTCTCTGTACAAT CCTGTTTCTGATAAAGAATATCTTTCTACGATTTGGGGACCGACTTGTGATTCCTGTGACTGTATCATCAAAGATGTATTATTACCAGAATTTTATATAGGAGATTGGCTTGTATGGAAGGATATGGGTGCATATGCAGCTTCTAGAGTTTGTGAATTCAATGGGTTTTCGAAACCGATAGTTTATCCATTTTTTAGAGAAAGTCAAtg gAATGATTTTCGTGCTAGTGCAAAACAATTGAATTCATGccaatacaaaaaaaataatagaatgttCCTTGTATTAGTAACACTTATATGTttactatatttaatattttaa
- the LOC122637364 gene encoding antizyme inhibitor 2-like, with amino-acid sequence MYYINCGVYSGFVDELLNLHSRQPISLSNPVSDKQYLSTICGPTCNSFDCIIKDVLLPEFHIGDWLVWSDMGSYTSSISFEFCGYMPLVVHPFIRKSQWQDFCAFTRCDINNGL; translated from the exons atgtattatattaactgCGGAGTATACAGTGGTTTTGTAGATGAATTGTTGAACTTGCATTCACGTCAACCAATTTCACTGTccaat CCTGTATCTGATAAACAGTATCTTTCTACTATATGTGGTCCGACTTGTAATTCTTTTGATTGTATCATTAAAGATGTATTACTACCAGAATTTCACATAGGAGATTGGCTTGTATGGAGCGATATGGGTTCATATACAAGTTCTATAAGTTTTGAATTTTGTGGGTATATGCCATTGGTAGTTCATCCGTTTATCAGAAAAAGTCAATg gcAAGATTTTTGTGCCTTTACTAGATGTGATATAAATAATGGATTGTAA